The window TGCCTTGGCAACGCCCTAGTTGACATTGGTACATTGATTCTACGTACAAAAGTGATGTTGGATTGCTATTACAGTGTGGGGTGGTCGTTGCACTTTGTAATTTAAAGCAGCAGTACGacgaatacggagtacggagtgataATACCTACGTATTACTGACAATCGTCAAGTTGTAAAGTGACTCTAGTGGATTATtagcaagtactgtaggttcTCTCCAAGTACGCAGTACAAGCCCCTCCATTTGCATGTGTGGAGTACGCCTAAGTGCTTACGTAAAAGGCAATAACTCACAGATAATGCTCGCATCCCATCTCCGACACTAATCTTCGAAAACAACATCCAGTtgcactgctgctgctgctgctagAAGTCATTTACACAGGGTCGTTCAAACACACAAAACCCCATGGAAACAATGCATCATGAACAAACGGAAAAGAAGCCGTTCCATTGCCATTGAGGCCACACACAGCTTACCACCCAGCTCGTCAAGTGTTCCCGATGGTATCATCAATCCTTTCAACCGCTCGCCAGCTGAGCGACGTCAACTGTCAGTCGCGGGGCTTCTAGACACAGAAGAAGATCCGACGCTTGAGATAAAATATTTCCCCCATCGCGGTTTTGAGACAGGAATTGCCGAGGATGATCATGGCCTTCGGCTCGAGCCACTGGGCAGTGGCGAAGATTGGGATGCAGGAACGAGTTCGTCACCGGCAGACAAAAGCGTGCAACGAAAATCGGCTTTCGATCAAAGGGGTGGTCACTTCGATACCCTGCTCCGACTCACACACCAATTTCTCGATAACGGAGACATGGTCAAAGCCACACGAGCGTATGATGTCCTCCTCCAGCTTCGACCTGGCTCCCGGACCATGGACGTCCGACAACACAGCATGTGGGCCATCGGCGCAGAACTCCTGATGAGGCAGTGCGAGAATGAGCCATCACAGGACAAGAACGGTGAAGAGAGTTCGTCGactccgacgccgactccTGAGATCAGCCGAGGCCGTGGGCTCCCATCGTGGGGACAACCGACCAACCTCGAAAGGGTCAAGGCCTACTTTGAAGCACTCATTCAACAACACCCGTACGATCACAAATTCCCCCGCAACGTGTCGGCTCTAGAATTCCACCTCGCCTTGCTCGGTTGTGAGATATACAACATCCATGCTGAACAACAGTCTGCTCTGGCTCGTCTTCCCGTCCACGCTGAACCGGCTTGCCGAAACCCGCAGCCGTCCCCGGCAGGTAACCCAGAGAACGCGCAGACGAGGGTCCCAGGCCTGGAGCCGAGAGACTTCGCCGGCCACGCGGAGGGTCCTGATGGCGAATCTAATGTCAACCCTTTCGAAGATTCCATTCGCAAGCAGGCCCTGGCTGGCATGCGCGACATCTCCGACAGAATGGATTCGCTGATGCAGGAGCTTCCATACCGCAAGAACAACCAATTCCTCCGGCTTCGCGCGACTGCCGCCTTGTACATGGCAGACTTGCTCGTCCCACCGTCGTCGCAAATAACTGGCGCGAATCATCATGAGGCAaggcggcagcagcggcaggtAGCCATAGACGCCCTGAAGCGGCTTGCCGAGAATGGCGGAGCGCTGGACTCGATCGCCCAGGATATCCTGGACGGTCAAGAAGATGAGGAAGAAGGActtccgtcgccgccggcacgatGCTTGTCTCTCACTCTCCCCATTCGAGGCCCGTAAGACGCAGGTGCTGGACGACATGCAAATGCTTTCCTCTTGTCCCGTGCAGCACGTACAGTAGGCATGTAGACGGTGGTGACAGACCGCGTTCCTGGTCGATTTCCAATCTTTCCTGCCGAGTACTCCTAGGCCATAGCGTTCACCTGAGCCGGGCCGGGCGCCTTCTTGGCCCAACGCTGCAATATCAGCGTTGTGTTGGAGCTTCCCACCACAACGCACCAGTCGCCGCCCGGACTCCACGCCACCTGCCGGCCGACAAAGTTGGCCGAAGATGACTCCGTCCTGTGCGCTCGCAGCGGCTCCTGCGGGTTTTCCACACTGTACCTGGCGGACCACGACTCCATCGTCTCCTGGTTGAAGTCTCCGCCACCATGCACCGGCTCCTGTCCCGACTCAGGCCCCGACTCCTGCCCTGACGGCAGCCTCCCTTTGTCACGGCCTGGAGTGCGTGACATACCCTTCTTGCCGTCAATCTTTTGCCTGGGAAAAACGGGTTTGAGCCAGGTCGGCAGCTGAACAACCTCGGTCTTGTCACGCCGTGGATCTTGCAGCTTCCTCATGAGATGACGGTATTCCGTTAACCTCTCAAAGTCCCAAAACAAAACGTTGCCTGCCGCGTTGCAGAAGGCAAGGACCGCATTCTGCCCAGGAACATGGTGCACCTTGAACCTCATGAAAAACTGCGGACCGCAGTTGGGCGTGTGGAACTCTAGCAGGCGTGTATACTGAGCGGGACACGAAGGTGACGTTACCGGAACGAACGCCGACCGCGTAAGTCTGGTGGTATCTTCGTTATTGATTGGCACCACACTCTGTGGCGTCGGTGCATCGCTCGGCAGGGGGTAAGAAGCGTCAGAGGAGAAGCCCTCTATTCTCCAGAACGCGATGACACCGTCATGGCAGGCTCTGGACAGGACTTGGTCGCCGAAAAAAGCCACACTGGCAAAGTTATTAGCCTCCTCACTTGCGTAAGATACAAGCGGTCTCGTCACCGGCGCCATACCAATCTACGATGCCGCTGTGGACTGCCGAGGTCGAGAAATGAGGGTAGTGAACTTGAATGGGCGCCGTGATTGGCGTGGTTGGGAGGTCCGGAATCGTCCACTAAGCGAAGTGATTTGAGTATTGCATCATGCATGTGATTTGTCCGCAAACAACATGGGGACATACTAGGTTGATGACCTGGTCGTGGCCTGAAGACAGTAGGTACCGACCGGTGTCATGGAACGCCTGAAGAGAATCAGAACCTCAGCCCTCTTGTTGGCGTCCGAAAGGAGCGGGGGGGCAACTTCATACCAAGCTCAGAAGACTGCAAGAATGTCCCTCTCCTGCGAGGATACACAGACACGGCTGTTTTCGGTGTGTCCTATTTATACTCCATATCCGAACACTCGTATCATCTGAGGCTGATGCAATGACGTCCGGATCCACGGGGGAAGTCACCAGGTCATTCACGGCCTTAGGGGGGGTGGGAACGTTAGCAACAAGAAGATGAAGGTAGTAGATTCGGAGGAGAACGTACACCTCCATGACCGACCAAGCACTTTCGACGCCCAATCAATTAGCTTCGGGAGTCTGGATCCGACTGCATAGGGAACGTACCTCCACCAAGCTGCCATCGGAGGAGTCGTAGATTTTGACCTTGGCATCAACGCCACCGACACAGATGCAAGGAATTCCAGTGATGGGATGCCTGGACCAagtgcagcagcagcttgaTGCCTCGTCCTGCGAAGTGTATCATTGTCGTTAATATGACAATAAGTGAAACGGTGCAGGGGACCTACGTCGTCGTCTCTGATGATGTTGATGACCTCTAGAGGATTGGCATCCCCAGAGTTTTGGGCCAATTTACAAATAATAATCTGAGGGAGACATGAGCATGGTCAGTTTACGACGTAGCAGATGGCGGCACGTACATGCTTCTTGCTAATGGCAGCGAAGACGGGATCGCAATCGAGTGGCTGAAAGGGGCAAAACTTGACATCGAAGAACTCTGCAGAAAGAATGTAGCCGTTAGACGTCGTGGCTTCGTTACGCATAAAACGATCATCCTTCTTGTCAGGACAGAGCGAGAGAATCTTGCCTGCAACGACATCGTCGACTTCCAAAAATCGGGTATCGTTCTGAAGGAACGGTTAATGAGTGGGCTGTGACAGGATGGCAAAAGCCCAGGCATCTCCAGGTTATCACCTCAAATCCAAAGGAGACACGCAACCTTGGCAGCTCAAAAGGACTGTTTGAAGAAGCTGCCATGACGGAGGGACGAATGGCAGGCGGTGGTGCCCATCAGTATTGTTGACAAGATATCTGGCTGGGGCCGCTTGTTTCTGCGGCGGGggatggcgacggaggagTGCGAAATGAATAATGCTTCGCGTTTTGGCCGAAAATTT of the Drechmeria coniospora strain ARSEF 6962 chromosome 01, whole genome shotgun sequence genome contains:
- a CDS encoding WD domain-containing protein; the protein is MAASSNSPFELPRLRVSFGFENDTRFLEVDDVVAGKILSLCPDKKDDRFMRNEATTSNGYILSAEFFDVKFCPFQPLDCDPVFAAISKKHIIICKLAQNSGDANPLEVINIIRDDDDEASSCCCTWSRHPITGIPCICVGGVDAKVKIYDSSDGSLVEAFHDTGRYLLSSGHDQVINLWTIPDLPTTPITAPIQVHYPHFSTSAVHSGIVDCVAFFGDQVLSRACHDGVIAFWRIEGFSSDASYPLPSDAPTPQSVVPINNEDTTRLTRSAFVPVTSPSCPAQYTRLLEFHTPNCGPQFFMRFKVHHVPGQNAVLAFCNAAGNVLFWDFERLTEYRHLMRKLQDPRRDKTEVVQLPTWLKPVFPRQKIDGKKGMSRTPGRDKGRLPSGQESGPESGQEPVHGGGDFNQETMESWSARYSVENPQEPLRAHRTESSSANFVGRQVAWSPGGDWCVVVGSSNTTLILQRWAKKAPGPAQVNAMA